The proteins below are encoded in one region of Brassica napus cultivar Da-Ae chromosome A6, Da-Ae, whole genome shotgun sequence:
- the LOC111216251 gene encoding probable LRR receptor-like serine/threonine-protein kinase At1g12460: protein MKRFYLFLVLVYISTSPCYSLVTIEEERDILLQFKDSITDDPYNSLASWTLDGDICNSFNGVTCNPEGFVDKIVLWNTSLAGRLSPRLSGLNSIRVLTLFGNRFTGNLPLDYSKLQTLWTINVSSNALSGSIPEFIGGLTSLRFLDLSRNGFSGEIPTSLFRFCDKTKFVSLSRNNLSGPIPGSVANCNNLVGFDFSYNSLNGVLPPGVCDIPVLEYISVRNNLLSGDVSEEVVKCQRLSHVDLGSNMFQGSGPFEVLGFVNITYVNVSWNRFGGEIGEVVGCGQRLEFLDASYNELTGGISRGVTGCKSLKLLDLESNKINGSIPGGIGKMEKLSVVRLGGNSIDGEIPKEIGSLEYLQVLNLHDLNLVGEVPEDVSNCRLLLELDVSGNGLEGEIPKKLLNLTNLEILDLHGNRINGSIPSELGSLSRIQFLDLSLNSLSGSIPSSLGSLNKLTHFNVSHNNLSGVIPPAPVLQAFGASAFENNPLLCGDPLVTTPCNSRGATAKGRNSEALSVSVIIVIVAAAVILFGVCLVLGLNLRARKRRKDEEEEEVVTLETTPLASSIDSSGGGVIIGKLVLFSKNLPSKYEDWEAGTKALLDKDNIIGMGSIGSVYRASFEGGVSIAVKKLDTLGRIRNQEEFEQELGRLGGLQHQNLSSYQGYYFSSTMQLILSDFVPNGSLYDNLHSRIYPGASTSHGNTDLNWHMRFGIALGTAKALSFLHDDCKPAVLHLNVKSTNILLDEKYEAKLSDYGLEKFLPVLDSFGSRTKKFHNAVGYIAPELAQQSLKASEKCDVYSYGVVLLELVTGRKPVESPSRNQVLILRDYVRDMLETGSASDCFDRRLREFEENELIQVMKLGLLCTSENPLKRPSMAEVVQVLESIRNGFGS, encoded by the exons ATGAAAAGGTTTTacctttttcttgttttggtaTACATTTCAACTTCTCCGTGTTACTCTCTTGTTACAATCGAAGAAGAACGAGACATTCTGCTTCAATTCAAAGACAGTATCACTGACGATCCTTACAACAGCTTAGCCTCTTGGACCCTCGACGGAGACATCTGCAATAGCTTCAACGGAGTCACTTGTAACCCTGAAGGATTCGTTGACAAGATCGTTCTCTGGAACACAAGTCTCGCCGGAAGACTATCTCCGAGATTGTCCGGTTTAAACTCTATTCGAGTTCTGACCTTGTTTGGCAACAGGTTTACAGGTAACCTACCGCTGGATTACTCAAAGTTACAGACTTTGTGGACCATTAACGTTAGCTCCAACGCGTTGTCCGGTTCGATCCCTGAGTTCATCGGTGGGTTAACTAGCTTAAGGTTTCTCGACTTGTCTAGAAACGGTTTCTCCGGTGAGATTCCTACTTCTCTGTTTAGGTTCTGCGACAAGACCAAGTTCGTTTCTTTGTCTCGTAACAACCTCTCCGGACCAATCCCTGGTTCAGTAGCGAACTGTAACAACCTCGTAGGGTTTGACTTCTCTTACAACAGTCTTAACGGAGTGCTACCGCCTGGGGTCTGTGATATTCCTGTGCTTGAGTATATCTCAGTGAGGAACAATTTGCTCTCTGGTGATGTCTCTGAGGAGGTGGTGAAGTGTCAGAGGCTGAGCCATGTTGATCTAGGGAGCAATATGTTCCAAGGGTCGGGGCCTTTTGAGGTTCTTGGGTTCGTGAACATAACTTATGTTAACGTCTCTTGGAACCGGTTCGGTGGGGAGATTGGAGAGGTGGTTGGTTGTGGTCAGAGATTGGAGTTTTTGGATGCTTCTTATAATGAGTTAACCGGTGGGATCTCTAGAGGTGTGACTGGTTGCAAAAGTCTCAAGCTTTTGGACTTGGAGTCTAATAAGATCAACGGGAGTATCCCTGGAGGTATTGGGAAGATGGAGAAGCTCTCGGTTGTTAGATTAGGTGGTAACTCTATAGATGGGGAGATACCAAAGGAGATTGGAAGCTTGGAGTATCTACAGGTTTTGAATCTGCATGATCTCAACTTAGTTGGTGAGGTTCCAGAGGATGTCTCCAACTGCAGATTACTTCTTGAACT AGATGTTTCAGGGAATGGTTTAGAAGGAGAGATCCCTAAGAAGCTACTAAACTTAACAAACCTGGAGATTCTTGACCTGCATGGTAACCGCATCAACGGAAGCATTCCATCTGAGCTTGGAAGCCTCTCCAGGATCCAGTTTCTTGATCTTTCGCTGAACTCTCTTTCAGGGTCAATCCCTTCTTCCCTCGGTAGCTTGAATAAGCTAACTCATTTCAACGTCTCCCACAACAATCTCTCCGGTGTTATCCCTCCTGCTCCTGTATTACAAGCTTTTGGAGCTTCTGCATTTGAAAACAACCCTCTCCTTTGCGGTGATCCTCTTGTAACCACTCCCTGCAACTCACGTGGAGCCACAGCAAAGGGCAGAAACTCTGAAGCTCTAAGCGTTTCGGTTATCATTGTCATAGTTGCTGCAGCTGTGATCCTCTTTGGCGTCTGTCTAGTCCTTGGTTTGAACCTCAGAGCTCGTAAAAGAAgaaaagacgaagaagaagaagaagtagtcACACTCGAAACCACTCCTCTAGCCTCTTCAATAGACTCAAGCGGCGGTGGTGTGATAATAGGCAAACTCGTTCTCTTCAGCAAGAACTTGCCTTCAAAGTACGAAGACTGGGAAGCTGGCACAAAAGCTCTCCTCGACAAGGACAATATAATCGGTATGGGATCCATTGGCTCAGTCTACAGAGCATCATTCGAAGGTGGAGTCTCCATCGCAGTGAAGAAGCTTGACACGTTAGGAAGAATCAGAAACCAAGAAGAGTTTGAGCAAGAGCTCGGACGCCTCGGAGGTTTGCAGCATCAGAACCTCTCTTCTTACCAAGGCTACTACTTCTCCTCAACAATGCAGCTGATTCTCTCCGACTTCGTCCCCAACGGTAGCCTCTACGATAATCTCCACTCAAGAATCTACCCTGGAGCTAGCACTAGCCACGGCAATACTGACTTGAACTGGCACATGAGGTTTGGGATTGCGTTAGGAACCGCGAAAGCGCTTTCTTTCCTTCATGATGATTGTAAACCAGCGGTTCTTCATCTCAATGTGAAGTCCACCAACATTCTTCTAGATGAAAAGTACGAAGCAAAGCTATCAGATTATGGTTTAGAGAAGTTTCTCCCGGTTCTTGATAGTTTCGGTAGTAGGACCAAGAAGTTTCATAACGCGGTTGGGTACATTGCTCCGGAGCTGGCTCAGCAGAGTTTGAAAGCGAGTGAGAAATGCGATGTGTATAGCTACGGTGTGGTGCTTCTTGAGCTGGTTACAGGTAGAAAACCGGTTGAGTCTCCATCAAGGAACCAAGTCTTGATATTGAGAGATTACGTGAGGGATATGTTGGAGACCGGTTCGGCTTCTGATTGTTTTGACAGGAGGTTGAGGGAGTTTGAAGAGAATGAGCTGATTCAGGTTATGAAGTTAGGACTGCTTTGCACGTCGGAGAATCCGTTGAAGAGACCGAGTATGGCTGAGGTTGTGCAAGTTCTTGAATCTATCAGAAATGGATTTGGATCATGA
- the LOC111216252 gene encoding transmembrane protein 64, giving the protein MTYGDGIDKTVPELKSRMEDLENGDYVKLRGGSEDEEEGSRGESSGCSIGSVTSVWFWVKLIFLVACVGVLAFVIIKWIGPFLIEKELIPFIKWVRSTFSIPMLGLLLFASVALFPTILLPSSPSMWMAGLTFGYGKGFLLILSAASIGVTLPFLIGHLFLHKMQEWLKQYPKKAAILRAAGEGTWFHQFQAVTLIRVSPFPYMIYNYCALATGVHYGPYILGSLVGMVPEIFVSIYTGIMLRTLAVASDVRHSLSAVEIVVNVLGFCVTASATIVCTIYAKKKLSAMQSEEAETP; this is encoded by the exons ATGACGTACGGCGATGGCATCGATAAGACGGTGCCTGAGCTGAAATCGAGAATGGAGGATCTAGAGAATGGTGATTATGTGAAATTAAGAGGAGGAtcggaggatgaagaagaaggatctCGTGGTGAATCATCAGGATGTTCGATTGGGTCGGTGACGTCGGTGTGGTTCTGGGTTAAATTGATTTTCCTCGTAGCTTGTGTGGGTGTATTGGCATTTGTAATCATTAAATGGATTGGTCCATTTTTGATCGAAAAG GAACTTATTCCGTTTATAAAGTGGGTGAGAAGCACATTCAGCATCCCTATGCTTGGTCTTCTCCTCTTTGCCTCAGTGGCATTGTTCCCAACCATTCTTCTTCCTTCCTCTCCTTCCATGTGGATGGCCGGTCTTACCTTTGGTTATGGGAAAGGGTTTCTCTTGATTCTGTCAGCAGCATCTATTGGTGTTACTCTTCCTTTCCTAATCGGACATCTCTTCCTCCACAAGATGCAA GAATGGTTGAAGCAATACCCGAAAAAGGCAGCAATACTTCGAGCAGCCGGTGAAGGAACCTGGTTTCATCAGTTTCAAGCAGTCACGTTAATCCGTGTCTCTCCATTCCCTTACATGATTTACAACTACTGCGCATTGGCCACTGGAGTTCACTACGGTCCTTACATCTTAGGCTCCCTTGTTGGAATGGTTCCTGAGATCTTTGTCTCAATCTACAC GGGAATAATGCTAAGAACGCTAGCTGTTGCTTCGGACGTGAGACACAGCCTTTCGGCAGTGGAGATAGTAGTGAATGTTCTTGGTTTCTGTGTAACCGCAAGCGCGACTATAGTCTGCACAATCTATGCGAAGAAGAAGCTAAGCGCAATGCAATCTGAAGAAGCAGAGACACCTTAA